From Streptomyces sp. TLI_105, the proteins below share one genomic window:
- a CDS encoding lysine N(6)-hydroxylase/L-ornithine N(5)-oxygenase family protein, translating into MNETVNETVNETTPVYDVVGVGFGPANLALAIAIEEYNEQAAPDERLTAVFLEKQPSFGWHRGMLIPDATMQVSFLKDLATMRNPRSRFGFVPYLHDRGRLVDFINHKVLFPTREEFHDYLQWAADGVDHMVRYGLEVTAIRPAGTAEASGPVVEVDVAAFGEAEAVTYRARNLVVGTGLVPRLPEGVESSERLWHSSEFLHRLAALPTDEPRRFVVAGAGQSAAEIADHLHRTYEGAEVVAVHTRYGYSPADDSPYANRIFDPAAVDLYHGAEPSVRRALMDYHRNTNYGVVDMDLIEELYRRSYQEKVRGEQRLRILGVTRLTEVEEGPDGVRVQVRNLATGETETMDADAVVYATGYSEPDPARLLGELDAACARDEDGRLRVRRDYRVQTAPEVEAGIYLMGGTEHSHGITANLLSMAAVRAGEICDSLAARRRSDRRAPVAVTG; encoded by the coding sequence ATGAACGAGACCGTGAACGAGACCGTGAACGAGACCACCCCCGTCTACGACGTCGTCGGTGTCGGCTTCGGGCCCGCCAACCTCGCCCTCGCGATCGCGATCGAGGAGTACAACGAGCAGGCCGCGCCCGACGAGCGGCTCACGGCCGTCTTCCTGGAGAAGCAGCCGAGCTTCGGCTGGCACCGGGGCATGCTGATCCCGGACGCCACCATGCAGGTCTCGTTCCTCAAGGACCTGGCCACGATGCGCAATCCGCGCAGCCGCTTCGGCTTCGTGCCGTACCTCCACGACCGGGGCCGCCTCGTCGACTTCATCAACCACAAGGTGCTGTTCCCGACCCGCGAGGAGTTCCACGACTACCTCCAGTGGGCCGCCGACGGCGTGGACCACATGGTCCGTTACGGCCTGGAGGTCACCGCCATCCGTCCGGCGGGAACGGCGGAGGCGTCGGGCCCCGTCGTCGAGGTCGACGTCGCCGCCTTCGGCGAGGCGGAGGCCGTCACGTACCGGGCGCGGAACCTCGTCGTCGGCACCGGCCTCGTGCCCCGGCTCCCCGAGGGCGTCGAGTCCTCCGAACGCCTCTGGCACAGCAGCGAGTTCCTGCACCGGCTCGCCGCGCTGCCCACCGACGAGCCGCGCCGCTTCGTCGTCGCCGGAGCCGGCCAGAGCGCCGCCGAGATCGCCGACCACCTGCACCGGACGTACGAGGGGGCCGAGGTCGTCGCCGTCCACACCCGGTACGGCTACAGCCCGGCCGACGACAGCCCGTACGCGAACCGGATCTTCGACCCGGCGGCCGTCGACCTCTACCACGGTGCCGAGCCGTCCGTCCGCCGGGCGCTCATGGACTACCACCGCAACACCAACTACGGCGTCGTCGACATGGATCTCATCGAGGAGCTCTACCGCCGCTCGTACCAGGAGAAGGTGCGCGGCGAGCAGCGGCTGCGGATCCTCGGCGTCACCCGGCTCACCGAGGTCGAGGAGGGCCCCGACGGCGTCCGCGTCCAGGTGCGTAACCTCGCGACGGGCGAGACGGAGACGATGGACGCGGACGCGGTCGTCTACGCCACCGGCTACTCCGAGCCCGACCCGGCCCGGCTGCTCGGCGAGCTCGACGCCGCCTGCGCGCGGGACGAGGACGGCCGGCTGCGGGTGCGCCGCGACTACCGGGTGCAGACGGCGCCGGAGGTGGAGGCCGGGATCTATCTGATGGGCGGCACCGAGCACTCGCACGGCATCACGGCCAACCTGCTGTCGATGGCCGCCGTCCGGGCCGGCGAGATCTGCGACTCCCTGGCCGCCCGCCGCCGTTCCGACAGGCGGGCGCCGGTGGCGGTGACCGGCTGA
- a CDS encoding pyridoxamine 5'-phosphate oxidase family protein, whose translation MSTTTPTEAGDELSVTERTRLRRMRHKGSHRRADLDAVLAAGFLCHLGVTVDGTTTVVPTAYGVDGDRLYLHGSVASRSLVQAPDTTVCVTVTHVDGLVLARSVFEHGVNYRCAMIYGVPEIVTDPEEKLRGLRALTEQSSPGQWEYARQPSRKELAATAVLALDLTEASVKTAGGPPDDGESEDAALGLWAGVLPVVTTFGEPVTDPILPADFAPPAHIASRAGRVLGGDPAGDPAGAVRA comes from the coding sequence ATGAGCACCACCACCCCCACGGAGGCCGGCGACGAGCTGTCCGTCACCGAGCGGACCCGGCTGCGCCGGATGCGTCACAAGGGGAGCCACCGGCGGGCCGACCTGGACGCGGTGCTCGCCGCGGGCTTCCTCTGCCACCTCGGCGTCACCGTCGACGGCACGACGACGGTGGTGCCCACCGCGTACGGGGTGGACGGCGACCGGCTCTACCTGCACGGTTCGGTCGCCAGCCGCAGCCTGGTCCAGGCCCCCGACACCACCGTCTGCGTCACGGTCACGCACGTCGACGGCCTCGTCCTCGCCCGTTCCGTCTTCGAGCACGGGGTCAACTACCGCTGCGCGATGATCTACGGCGTTCCCGAGATCGTCACCGACCCGGAGGAGAAGCTCCGCGGCCTGCGGGCCCTGACCGAGCAGAGCTCGCCGGGCCAGTGGGAGTACGCGCGGCAGCCGAGCCGCAAGGAGCTGGCCGCGACCGCGGTGCTCGCGCTCGACCTCACCGAGGCCTCGGTGAAGACCGCCGGCGGGCCGCCGGACGACGGCGAGTCCGAGGACGCGGCGCTCGGTCTGTGGGCGGGGGTGCTCCCGGTGGTGACCACCTTCGGCGAGCCGGTCACGGACCCGATCCTCCCGGCGGACTTCGCCCCGCCGGCCCACATCGCCTCGCGCGCGGGCCGCGTCCTGGGCGGGGACCCGGCGGGCGACCCCGCGGGCGCCGTCCGGGCGTAG
- a CDS encoding DUF6479 family protein has protein sequence MNTLSAAENLAAGVWQSGMGQVLGGLVLVAVLIGAFWYGYRVRNREPEPPKPEEQPHRPDTGALPGETSEYRKPAEMPQTDGEHRLMPYQLKNGGTETSSDPPSEEKRKWGGISSGGFGSGGTGHGD, from the coding sequence ATGAACACTCTCAGCGCAGCAGAGAACCTGGCCGCTGGAGTCTGGCAGTCAGGTATGGGGCAGGTCCTCGGTGGTCTCGTCCTCGTGGCCGTCCTCATCGGGGCCTTCTGGTACGGCTACCGGGTCCGCAACCGCGAACCCGAGCCCCCGAAGCCGGAGGAGCAGCCCCACCGGCCCGACACCGGGGCGCTCCCCGGCGAGACGTCCGAATACCGCAAGCCGGCCGAGATGCCGCAGACCGACGGCGAGCACCGGCTCATGCCCTACCAGCTCAAGAACGGCGGCACGGAGACCTCGTCCGACCCGCCGTCCGAGGAGAAGCGCAAGTGGGGCGGCATCTCCAGCGGAGGCTTCGGCAGCGGAGGCACCGGACACGGCGACTGA
- a CDS encoding SigE family RNA polymerase sigma factor, translating to MRKSRADEFQEFASARTGHLFRSACLLTSGDTHLAEDLTQETLGRMYALWGRVTRIGNPAAYAQTVLVRTFLSHQRRRSATERPLGELPDRAPEHGEDPALRVALLDALAALAPKDRAVVVLRYWEDRSIEETAEALHVSSAAVRTRSVRALAKLRERLGGSLVAFATR from the coding sequence ATGAGAAAGTCCCGCGCGGACGAGTTCCAGGAGTTCGCCTCCGCACGCACGGGGCACCTGTTCCGCTCGGCGTGCCTGCTGACCAGCGGCGACACGCATCTCGCCGAAGACCTCACCCAGGAGACGCTCGGCCGGATGTACGCCCTCTGGGGCCGCGTGACCCGGATCGGGAACCCCGCCGCGTACGCCCAGACCGTGCTCGTCCGCACGTTCCTCAGCCACCAGCGGCGCCGCTCGGCCACCGAGCGGCCCCTCGGCGAGCTGCCCGACCGCGCGCCCGAGCACGGCGAGGACCCGGCGCTGCGGGTCGCGCTGCTCGACGCGCTGGCCGCGCTGGCGCCGAAGGACCGGGCGGTCGTGGTGCTGCGCTACTGGGAGGACCGCAGCATCGAGGAGACCGCCGAGGCCCTGCACGTCAGCTCCGCCGCGGTACGCACCCGCTCGGTGCGCGCGCTCGCGAAGCTGCGGGAACGGCTCGGCGGCAGCCTCGTCGCCTTCGCCACCCGCTGA
- a CDS encoding bifunctional 3'-5' exonuclease/DNA polymerase, which produces MGERWALAAEAEGDGALLVPLGPDGLPAGEARREPDLVAAVRARPEVARWVWRSTAEVYPRLLAAGVRVERCYDVEDAEQLLLGHEGRLGEPRSAAAAWARLRNAPVPPDPPQRAAEPGSQDSLFEPRPTVSVPFDGLLAVYAEQLRRHDRAEHPGRMRLLTAAESAGMLVAAEMHRAGLPWRADVHRELLGELLGERYAGGGEPRRLAELADEVSAAFGRRVRPDLPADVVKAFAQAGIRVRSTRRWELAELDHPAVEPLLAYKKLYRIWTAHGWSWLADWVRDGRFRPEYLPGGTVSGRWTTNGGGALQIPKVIRRAVVADEGWRLVVADADQMEPRVLAAISRDPGLMEVAGHPDDLYTRLSDRAFSGDRGHAKLALLGAIYGQTSGDGLKNLAALRRRFPRAVAYVDEAAKAGEEGRLVRTWLGRTSPRAVGSDGDEEAGLPQDVGEPEREGGEFVPGYASGNARARGRFTRNFVVQGSAADWALLMLAALRRSLSGMRAELVFFQHDEVIVHCPAEEAEAVTEAIRAAGDEAGRIAFGETPVRFPFTTATVERYADAK; this is translated from the coding sequence ATGGGTGAGAGGTGGGCGTTGGCGGCCGAGGCCGAAGGGGACGGAGCACTGCTCGTGCCCCTCGGTCCGGACGGGCTGCCCGCAGGCGAGGCGCGGCGCGAGCCGGACCTGGTGGCGGCCGTGCGGGCGCGGCCCGAAGTGGCCCGCTGGGTGTGGCGGTCGACGGCCGAGGTCTATCCCCGGCTGCTCGCCGCCGGCGTCCGCGTCGAGCGGTGCTACGACGTGGAGGACGCCGAGCAGCTCCTCCTGGGCCACGAGGGCCGGCTCGGCGAGCCCCGGTCGGCCGCCGCCGCCTGGGCGCGCCTGCGGAACGCCCCCGTACCGCCCGATCCGCCGCAGCGCGCCGCCGAGCCCGGTTCGCAGGACTCGCTCTTCGAGCCGCGCCCCACGGTCTCCGTGCCCTTCGACGGTCTCCTCGCGGTCTACGCGGAGCAGCTGCGCCGCCATGACCGGGCGGAGCATCCGGGCAGGATGCGGCTGCTCACGGCCGCCGAGTCGGCGGGGATGCTGGTGGCCGCCGAGATGCACCGGGCCGGGCTGCCGTGGCGGGCGGACGTGCACCGGGAGCTGCTGGGCGAGCTGCTCGGCGAGCGGTACGCGGGCGGGGGCGAGCCGCGCCGTCTCGCGGAGCTCGCGGACGAGGTGTCGGCGGCTTTCGGCCGGCGGGTCCGGCCGGATCTGCCGGCCGATGTGGTGAAGGCCTTCGCGCAGGCCGGGATCCGGGTCAGGTCCACGCGCCGCTGGGAGCTCGCCGAGCTGGACCACCCGGCGGTGGAGCCCCTCCTCGCGTACAAGAAGCTGTACCGGATCTGGACGGCGCACGGCTGGTCGTGGCTGGCCGACTGGGTGCGGGACGGCCGCTTCCGGCCGGAGTACCTGCCGGGCGGCACGGTCAGCGGGCGCTGGACGACGAACGGCGGCGGCGCCCTGCAGATCCCGAAGGTGATCCGGCGGGCGGTGGTCGCCGACGAGGGCTGGCGGCTGGTGGTGGCCGACGCCGATCAGATGGAGCCGCGCGTCCTCGCCGCGATCTCCCGCGACCCGGGTCTGATGGAGGTCGCCGGGCACCCCGACGACCTCTACACCCGGCTCTCCGACCGGGCCTTCTCCGGCGACCGCGGCCACGCGAAGCTCGCGCTGCTCGGCGCGATCTACGGGCAGACGAGCGGTGACGGCCTGAAGAACCTGGCGGCGCTGCGGCGCCGTTTCCCGCGGGCGGTGGCCTATGTCGACGAGGCGGCGAAGGCGGGCGAGGAGGGCCGGCTGGTGCGGACCTGGCTGGGCCGGACCAGCCCGCGGGCGGTCGGCTCGGACGGGGACGAGGAGGCAGGGCTCCCGCAGGACGTCGGCGAACCGGAGCGGGAGGGCGGCGAGTTCGTCCCCGGATACGCCTCGGGGAACGCGCGGGCGCGCGGCCGGTTCACCCGTAACTTCGTCGTGCAGGGCAGCGCCGCCGACTGGGCGCTGCTGATGCTGGCCGCGCTGCGGCGCTCGCTCTCCGGGATGCGGGCCGAGCTGGTGTTCTTCCAGCACGACGAGGTGATCGTGCACTGTCCGGCGGAGGAGGCGGAGGCGGTGACGGAGGCGATCCGGGCGGCCGGGGACGAGGCCGGGCGGATCGCGTTCGGGGAGACGCCGGTCCGGTTCCCGTTCACGACGGCGACGGTCGAGCGGTACGCGGACGCGAAGTAG
- a CDS encoding response regulator transcription factor family protein yields MDASTLTTAYEIIRQPLGEILPEVSAALAPLVPHVDAAELSTHCAHSPFKALGGTELMTAAELTPLLAAGVPDAPWQGRATIGGREREVVAVTSHATRRGAVLVLVREDGAAPVDAAALTVAQALWDLVTGHFDRFATEAVPGALARSRAAADTRARVIAELTGAHAAALSGVLGVLRSRVLDDTTARTTATDLAASALIEMRAEQRRDRALAEEPAQDAFERLAGELRPMLRHSKVRLELGAPDSTRSLAADVAHSARAIVRSLLLIVLEQDSVQRVHVGWQLTEHELRASVRDDGAGALAPCDLGAGTIRDRLDVLGGRLDMDAVPGWGTTITAVIPLATPEAPVEAAHPLTGLGDREVEVLRHLALGHRNRRIAQELHISESTVKFHVANILNKLGVDSRGEAAALFHAAA; encoded by the coding sequence ATGGACGCGTCCACGCTGACCACCGCGTACGAGATCATCCGGCAGCCGCTCGGGGAGATCCTCCCCGAGGTCTCGGCCGCCCTCGCCCCGCTCGTCCCGCACGTCGACGCGGCCGAACTCTCCACCCACTGCGCCCACTCCCCCTTCAAGGCACTCGGCGGTACGGAGCTGATGACCGCCGCCGAACTGACCCCGCTGCTCGCGGCCGGCGTCCCCGACGCCCCCTGGCAGGGCCGCGCGACGATCGGCGGCCGCGAGCGCGAGGTCGTCGCCGTCACCAGTCACGCGACCCGGCGCGGGGCGGTCCTCGTGCTCGTACGGGAGGACGGCGCCGCCCCCGTCGACGCGGCCGCGCTCACCGTGGCGCAGGCGCTGTGGGACCTGGTCACCGGGCACTTCGACCGGTTCGCGACGGAAGCCGTGCCGGGCGCGCTCGCCCGCTCACGGGCCGCCGCCGACACCCGGGCCCGGGTCATCGCCGAACTCACCGGCGCGCACGCGGCGGCGCTCTCCGGCGTCCTCGGGGTGCTCCGCAGCCGGGTCCTCGACGACACGACCGCCCGCACCACCGCCACCGACCTGGCCGCGTCCGCGCTGATCGAGATGCGGGCCGAACAGCGGCGGGACCGGGCGCTCGCGGAGGAGCCCGCACAGGACGCCTTCGAGCGGCTCGCCGGCGAACTGCGGCCGATGCTCCGGCACAGCAAGGTCCGGCTCGAACTGGGCGCGCCCGACTCGACGCGCTCGCTCGCGGCGGACGTCGCCCACAGCGCGCGGGCCATCGTCCGGTCGCTGCTCCTGATCGTCCTGGAACAGGACTCCGTGCAGCGCGTCCACGTCGGCTGGCAGCTGACCGAACACGAACTGCGGGCGTCCGTGCGGGACGACGGCGCCGGCGCGCTCGCCCCCTGCGACCTGGGCGCCGGAACGATCCGGGACCGGCTCGACGTGCTCGGCGGACGGCTCGACATGGACGCGGTCCCCGGCTGGGGCACGACCATCACGGCCGTCATCCCCCTCGCGACCCCCGAGGCGCCCGTCGAGGCCGCCCACCCGCTGACCGGGCTCGGCGACCGGGAGGTGGAGGTACTGCGGCACCTGGCGCTCGGGCACCGGAACCGGCGGATCGCGCAGGAGCTGCACATCAGCGAGTCCACGGTGAAGTTCCACGTCGCGAACATCCTGAACAAGCTGGGGGTCGACTCACGGGGCGAGGCGGCGGCCCTCTTCCACGCGGCGGCATAA
- a CDS encoding NADP-dependent oxidoreductase — MEAIVYEEFGGPEVLRHETGVAKPEPGPGEVRVKVAAVGVNPVDWKRRHGWVEAFYPTTFPAVPGLEFAGTVDALGEGVTDLAVGDEVLGWTKTGAYAEYAIAGTVAPKPAGLSWEAAASLPVAGETAQRVLDLLRVREGETLFLHGAAGVVGSVAVQLAVAAGITVIGSASESNHAYLRELGAIPVTYGDGLADRVRAAAPEGVDAVFDAAGHGVLPVAIELLGGGDAAKERIVTIAATDAEEHGIVFSGVTGDPDDVRRGLVAQARLAVEGALTVRLAEALPLKEAARAQESSESGHVRGKIVLIP; from the coding sequence ATGGAAGCGATCGTGTACGAGGAGTTCGGCGGCCCCGAGGTGCTGCGCCACGAGACCGGCGTCGCGAAGCCGGAGCCCGGCCCCGGCGAGGTCCGGGTCAAGGTGGCGGCGGTCGGGGTCAACCCGGTGGACTGGAAGCGCCGTCACGGCTGGGTCGAGGCGTTCTACCCGACCACCTTCCCCGCCGTCCCGGGCCTGGAGTTCGCCGGCACCGTCGACGCGCTCGGCGAGGGCGTCACCGACCTGGCCGTCGGCGACGAGGTCCTCGGCTGGACGAAGACCGGCGCCTACGCCGAGTACGCCATCGCCGGCACCGTCGCCCCCAAGCCCGCCGGGCTCTCCTGGGAGGCCGCCGCGAGCCTCCCGGTGGCCGGCGAGACCGCCCAGCGCGTCCTGGACCTGCTGCGGGTGCGGGAGGGCGAGACCCTGTTCCTGCACGGCGCGGCCGGCGTCGTCGGCTCGGTGGCCGTCCAGCTCGCGGTCGCGGCCGGGATCACCGTGATCGGCAGCGCCTCGGAGTCCAACCACGCCTACCTGCGCGAACTCGGCGCGATCCCCGTCACGTACGGGGACGGCCTCGCCGACCGGGTCCGCGCCGCCGCCCCGGAGGGCGTCGACGCGGTCTTCGACGCGGCCGGGCACGGCGTGCTGCCGGTCGCCATCGAACTGCTCGGCGGCGGCGACGCGGCGAAGGAGCGGATCGTGACGATCGCGGCGACGGACGCGGAGGAGCACGGCATCGTCTTCTCCGGCGTCACGGGCGACCCGGACGACGTGCGGCGCGGCCTCGTCGCCCAGGCCCGCCTGGCGGTGGAGGGCGCGCTCACGGTCCGCCTGGCCGAGGCGCTGCCGCTGAAGGAGGCGGCCCGCGCCCAGGAGTCGAGCGAGTCGGGTCATGTACGCGGCAAGATCGTCCTGATCCCGTAG
- a CDS encoding GNAT family N-acetyltransferase, translating to MYAMSLGDDGAELRPLEPWQAEEFLAHMDRGREFIGARNGLPDVVTDLESSRAFLRAYAEKAATDTGRIHGIWSDGTLVGAVILRRLDLEGSYAEAGCWLEPAGVGKGLVTRAARALIDWAIRVRGIHRVEWVVSSDNEPSIAVARRLGMTRDGVLRGSYAYRGTRHDEEIWSILSPDWPA from the coding sequence ATGTACGCGATGTCCCTGGGTGACGACGGCGCGGAGCTGCGCCCGCTGGAACCGTGGCAGGCCGAGGAGTTCCTCGCGCACATGGACCGGGGACGGGAGTTCATCGGCGCGCGCAACGGCCTCCCCGACGTCGTGACGGACCTGGAGTCGAGCAGGGCGTTCCTCCGTGCGTACGCGGAGAAGGCGGCGACCGACACGGGCCGGATCCACGGCATCTGGTCCGACGGCACGCTCGTCGGCGCGGTGATCCTCCGGAGGCTCGACCTGGAGGGCTCCTACGCCGAGGCGGGCTGCTGGCTGGAGCCGGCGGGCGTCGGCAAGGGCCTGGTGACCCGGGCGGCGCGGGCGCTCATCGACTGGGCGATCCGGGTACGGGGCATCCACCGGGTGGAGTGGGTGGTGTCCTCCGACAACGAGCCCAGCATCGCGGTGGCGCGGCGGCTGGGGATGACGCGGGACGGCGTCCTGAGGGGCAGCTACGCGTACCGGGGCACCCGGCACGACGAGGAGATCTGGTCGATCCTGTCCCCGGACTGGCCCGCCTAG
- a CDS encoding ABC transporter permease, whose product MLSVLFRGLRDRWASFLGGFVALALGVGLLVTMGLGLSATFHAPERSPQRFAASPVVVQGQDRLTLDVRRGPGTVPVERRLDRPQPVDDGVLRELRARWTVTASGGPDAVGVDAPAAEVRALVGGRARVLTGAERTQADPDPERDARALVALNALLGTSGGVTAFVSVFVVASTFAFAVALRRREFGLLRTAGATPGQIRRLLLAEAAVLGVLASAAGCALGALGAPLLARTLVDGGLAPAWFTIGGASWPFHTAFWTGVAVALAGAVAASRRAGKVGPTAALREADVDADALPLGRAVLGTGLLLAGLGLLVWTCATEPSALLKRKTYTTLPMLLITGVALLSPLLVRPVARLLPSGRGAVGTLVRENSAAAVRRTAAVAAPVLVTVALAGTLFGSATSVTRAKEAEAREQTAAQYVVSGKELSPVTASAGAVLSATGATSVFVRDGAEAVVKYGARAVADPAAFAELARLPVVAGDLRDLDDRSIVVNEEFERHRVGETVEVWRADGSGPVRLRVAAVLALGTGDNGPYVTRANAPGSALDRIDARGGGTATVRALEASGGTVSPERRPGGNPQNRLGMILVLGIALVYTVIGLANTLLMATSVRGGELASLRLAGATRGQILRVVTGEAALAVAIGTGLGLVVTGVVLGALGAGLAALSAPVVLALPWTVIGAAAGTCATVAVAAAALPAWRLTR is encoded by the coding sequence GTGCTGAGCGTCCTCTTCCGTGGGCTCCGTGACCGCTGGGCCTCCTTCCTCGGCGGGTTCGTCGCGCTCGCGCTCGGTGTCGGGCTGCTCGTCACCATGGGGCTCGGCCTCTCCGCCACCTTTCACGCGCCCGAGCGTTCTCCCCAGCGGTTCGCGGCCTCCCCCGTCGTCGTCCAGGGCCAGGACCGGCTGACACTGGACGTGCGGCGCGGGCCCGGCACCGTACCGGTGGAGCGGCGGCTCGACCGTCCACAGCCTGTGGACGACGGGGTGCTCCGCGAGCTCCGCGCCCGCTGGACCGTCACCGCTTCGGGCGGCCCCGACGCCGTCGGCGTCGACGCCCCCGCCGCCGAGGTCCGTGCGCTCGTCGGCGGCCGCGCCCGGGTCCTCACCGGGGCCGAGCGCACGCAGGCCGACCCCGACCCCGAACGGGACGCCCGCGCGCTCGTCGCCCTCAACGCCCTCCTCGGCACCTCCGGCGGCGTCACCGCCTTCGTCTCCGTCTTCGTCGTCGCCTCCACCTTCGCCTTCGCCGTGGCGCTGCGCCGGCGCGAGTTCGGGCTCCTCCGGACCGCCGGGGCCACCCCCGGCCAGATCCGACGGCTCCTCCTCGCCGAGGCGGCGGTGCTCGGCGTGCTCGCCTCCGCCGCCGGGTGCGCGCTCGGCGCCCTCGGCGCGCCCCTCCTCGCCCGGACCCTCGTCGACGGCGGCCTCGCGCCCGCGTGGTTCACGATCGGCGGAGCCTCCTGGCCGTTCCACACGGCCTTCTGGACCGGCGTGGCCGTCGCGCTGGCCGGGGCCGTCGCCGCGTCCCGGCGGGCCGGGAAGGTCGGACCGACGGCCGCGCTGCGGGAGGCGGACGTCGACGCCGACGCCCTGCCCCTCGGCCGGGCCGTCCTCGGCACGGGCCTGCTCCTGGCCGGGCTCGGGCTCCTCGTCTGGACCTGCGCCACCGAGCCGTCCGCGCTGCTCAAGCGGAAGACGTACACGACCCTCCCGATGCTCCTGATCACCGGCGTCGCGCTCCTCTCGCCGCTCCTCGTCCGGCCGGTGGCCCGACTGCTGCCGTCGGGCCGCGGGGCGGTGGGGACGCTCGTACGGGAGAACAGCGCGGCCGCCGTCCGCCGCACCGCCGCCGTCGCCGCGCCCGTCCTCGTGACCGTGGCACTCGCCGGGACGCTGTTCGGCTCGGCGACGAGCGTCACGCGCGCGAAGGAGGCGGAGGCGCGGGAGCAGACAGCCGCTCAGTACGTGGTGAGCGGGAAGGAGTTGAGCCCCGTGACGGCGTCGGCCGGGGCCGTCCTCTCCGCCACCGGGGCGACCTCCGTCTTCGTACGGGACGGGGCCGAGGCCGTCGTGAAGTACGGGGCGCGGGCGGTCGCCGACCCGGCCGCGTTCGCGGAGCTCGCCCGGCTGCCGGTGGTCGCCGGGGACCTGCGGGACCTGGACGACCGGTCGATCGTCGTCAACGAGGAGTTCGAGCGGCACCGGGTCGGCGAGACGGTGGAGGTGTGGCGGGCGGACGGAAGCGGTCCGGTACGACTCCGGGTCGCGGCCGTCCTCGCGCTCGGGACCGGCGACAACGGGCCCTACGTCACCCGGGCGAACGCGCCGGGCTCCGCCCTCGACCGGATCGACGCGCGCGGGGGCGGGACGGCGACGGTCCGGGCCCTGGAGGCGAGCGGCGGAACCGTCTCGCCCGAGCGCCGACCGGGCGGCAACCCGCAGAACCGGCTCGGCATGATCCTGGTCCTCGGCATCGCCCTCGTCTACACGGTGATCGGCCTCGCCAACACCCTACTGATGGCGACCTCCGTACGAGGCGGGGAACTGGCCTCGCTGCGGCTCGCCGGAGCCACCCGCGGGCAGATCCTGCGGGTCGTGACGGGCGAGGCGGCGCTCGCCGTCGCCATCGGCACGGGGCTCGGCCTGGTGGTGACGGGTGTCGTCCTGGGCGCCCTGGGAGCGGGCCTCGCGGCCCTCTCGGCGCCCGTGGTCCTGGCCCTGCCGTGGACGGTGATCGGCGCGGCTGCGGGCACCTGCGCGACGGTCGCGGTCGCGGCGGCGGCGCTCCCCGCGTGGCGCCTCACGCGCTGA
- a CDS encoding ABC transporter ATP-binding protein produces the protein MTSNAAVRLRRLTRHHRDVHALDGVDLDFRTGTFTAVMGPSGSGKSTLLQCAAGLDRPTSGTVEVGGVALDGLSERRLTLLRRDRIGFVFQSFNLLPSLTAAQNVALPLRLAGRRPSRTEVREALARVGLVGRERHRPGELSGGQQQRVAIARALITRPAVLFGDEPTGALDSTTSREVLDMLRGLVDRDGQTIVMVTHDPVAASRADRVVFLVDGRLAGELTDPTVESVTARMTALETGGGGADTGGGGGRSGAGTGRVGAVRGRAGASAGGSSC, from the coding sequence ATGACCTCGAACGCCGCCGTACGGCTCCGCCGGCTCACCCGGCACCACCGGGACGTCCACGCCCTCGACGGCGTCGACCTCGACTTCCGCACCGGGACCTTCACCGCCGTCATGGGGCCCTCCGGCTCCGGCAAGTCCACGCTCCTCCAGTGCGCCGCCGGGCTCGACCGGCCCACCTCGGGGACCGTGGAGGTCGGTGGCGTCGCCCTGGACGGGCTGAGCGAGCGGCGCCTCACGCTGCTGCGGCGGGACCGGATCGGCTTCGTCTTCCAGTCCTTCAACCTGCTGCCCTCCCTGACCGCCGCGCAGAACGTGGCCCTCCCGCTCCGGCTCGCCGGCCGCCGCCCGTCCCGTACGGAGGTACGGGAGGCCCTCGCGCGCGTGGGGCTCGTCGGCCGGGAGCGGCACCGGCCCGGCGAACTGTCCGGCGGCCAGCAGCAACGGGTCGCGATCGCCCGCGCGCTGATCACCCGGCCCGCCGTCCTCTTCGGCGACGAACCGACCGGCGCGCTCGACTCGACGACGAGCCGTGAGGTCCTCGACATGCTGCGGGGCCTCGTCGACCGCGACGGCCAGACGATCGTCATGGTCACCCACGACCCGGTGGCGGCGTCCCGCGCGGACCGCGTGGTCTTCCTGGTCGACGGACGCCTCGCGGGCGAACTGACGGACCCGACGGTGGAGTCGGTCACGGCACGGATGACGGCCTTGGAGACGGGCGGGGGCGGGGCGGACACGGGCGGAGGCGGGGGCAGGAGTGGCGCGGGTACGGGTCGCGTCGGTGCCGTGCGTGGTCGTGCGGGCGCGTCGGCGGGAGGTTCCTCGTGCTGA